From Echinicola soli, a single genomic window includes:
- a CDS encoding DUF3299 domain-containing protein, producing MLRTSLLILFCIISLAGYSQTRITWKTLEDVTFTDKYSEQVDAYYYFPKFGASVLELADKEVIIRGHLLEIDAEEDVYILSANPFSACFFCGAAGPESIIELKVPKDHPQFKMDEVLTFKGKLKLNATDIYQCNYILEDATVYK from the coding sequence ATGCTTAGAACCAGTTTACTTATCCTCTTTTGCATCATTTCACTTGCAGGGTATTCCCAGACCAGGATTACGTGGAAAACATTGGAAGATGTCACGTTTACCGATAAGTATAGTGAGCAGGTGGATGCCTATTATTATTTCCCGAAATTTGGTGCTTCTGTGCTGGAGTTGGCCGACAAGGAAGTGATTATCCGTGGGCATTTGCTGGAGATCGATGCGGAGGAGGACGTCTATATCCTCTCTGCCAATCCCTTTTCGGCTTGCTTTTTCTGCGGGGCTGCAGGACCGGAATCGATCATTGAGCTAAAAGTTCCCAAGGACCATCCACAGTTCAAAATGGATGAAGTATTGACCTTCAAAGGAAAACTCAAGCTCAATGCTACCGACATCTATCAATGTAATTATATCCTCGAAGATGCTACCGTCTATAAATAG
- a CDS encoding ABC transporter permease, with the protein MNILRLSIKNVIAKPLSTGLSLLLLSLGVGLISLMLHVDQHLKAQLNSNIQGIDMVVGAKGSPLQLILSAVFQVDVPTGNIKLSQANTLLKNRLIDYGIPLSYGDSFKGFRIVGTDGRYPENYAMKLDEGRLWGKSMEVTIGAAVAGKTGLKTGDRFHGSHGLGEGGHVHDDQVYLVTGIFEASGTVVDQLILTGLQSVWDIHSNHGQEKGHHQDEPHGEDHHGDEAIHEHVHEKADTSHHQEADREITALLVKFKNPLGMVQLPRMVNENTNMQAALPNYELTKLFSLMGMATTTLNMVAFIVILVSGISVFISLYLGLRERSYEMALLRTYGASRLQLLRLIFQEGVFIAVVGFLLGLFFSRLGLLLVGLLLESEYHYEFSPSGPIIGEGYLFLMTLAIGILSALIPAISVYKIDLSKSLSDA; encoded by the coding sequence ATGAATATTCTCCGTTTAAGTATCAAAAATGTCATTGCCAAGCCGCTTTCCACGGGTTTGAGCCTGTTGCTGCTGTCCCTCGGGGTAGGGCTGATCTCATTGATGCTGCATGTCGACCAGCACCTCAAGGCACAGCTGAACTCCAATATTCAAGGCATAGACATGGTGGTGGGCGCGAAAGGAAGTCCCCTTCAGTTGATTCTTTCTGCCGTTTTTCAAGTGGATGTTCCGACGGGAAACATTAAGCTTTCCCAGGCCAATACACTTTTAAAAAACAGGCTGATCGATTACGGGATTCCGCTTTCCTATGGAGATTCCTTTAAGGGATTTCGAATCGTGGGCACTGACGGCCGATATCCTGAAAATTATGCGATGAAACTTGATGAAGGGCGGCTCTGGGGAAAATCCATGGAGGTGACCATCGGCGCGGCCGTGGCTGGAAAAACAGGGTTGAAGACCGGGGACAGGTTCCATGGTTCCCACGGGCTGGGAGAAGGGGGACATGTTCATGATGATCAAGTGTATTTGGTAACGGGAATATTCGAAGCTTCCGGGACCGTGGTCGATCAGTTGATCCTGACCGGTTTGCAAAGTGTATGGGACATTCACAGTAATCATGGGCAGGAGAAAGGCCATCACCAGGATGAACCCCATGGAGAGGACCATCATGGTGATGAAGCAATTCATGAACATGTCCATGAAAAAGCAGACACATCCCATCACCAGGAAGCAGACAGGGAAATTACGGCCTTACTGGTCAAGTTTAAAAACCCGCTTGGCATGGTCCAGCTTCCCCGCATGGTCAACGAGAACACCAATATGCAGGCCGCTTTGCCCAATTACGAATTGACAAAGCTCTTCAGCTTGATGGGGATGGCGACCACCACGCTCAATATGGTGGCTTTTATTGTCATCTTGGTATCCGGTATCAGTGTTTTTATCAGCCTGTACCTGGGCCTTCGGGAGCGCTCTTACGAGATGGCCCTTTTAAGGACTTATGGGGCCTCCAGGCTCCAGTTACTTCGACTGATCTTTCAAGAAGGTGTGTTCATTGCAGTTGTTGGTTTTTTGCTGGGACTGTTCTTTAGTAGGCTTGGGTTGCTGCTGGTTGGATTGCTGCTGGAATCCGAATATCACTATGAATTTTCCCCCTCAGGGCCGATTATCGGAGAAGGCTATTTGTTTTTGATGACCTTGGCCATAGGCATTCTCTCAGCGCTCATTCCAGCGATTTCCGTTTATAAAATAGACCTCTCAAAAAGCCTTTCAGATGCTTAG
- a CDS encoding ABC transporter ATP-binding protein yields the protein MLITQSVSFEYNRDIQFEFPDLSVRKGADLLILGDSGVGKTTFLHLIAGLLRPKTGSIKIGDTDICQLHGKRLDTFRGEHVGIVFQRPHFIQSLTLEENLKMILYLANKPQDSCHIQEILKGLGLLDKLKRYPRQLSQGEQQRASIAVAVINQPKLLLADEPTSALDDKNCFGVIELLKRQKFKSKSSLVIITHDQRLKSEFAVSVTLPSNHVVPSTI from the coding sequence ATGCTTATTACCCAATCGGTTTCATTTGAATATAACAGGGACATCCAATTCGAATTTCCAGACTTGTCTGTTCGGAAAGGTGCTGATTTACTGATTCTTGGAGACTCTGGTGTGGGCAAAACGACCTTTTTGCATCTGATCGCGGGCTTATTGAGGCCAAAGACCGGTAGTATTAAGATAGGGGATACGGATATTTGTCAACTGCACGGGAAGAGACTGGATACCTTTAGGGGAGAGCATGTGGGGATCGTTTTTCAACGCCCCCATTTTATCCAGTCGCTTACATTGGAGGAAAACCTGAAAATGATCCTGTATTTGGCAAATAAACCACAGGATTCGTGCCACATCCAGGAGATCCTGAAGGGGCTGGGACTGTTGGATAAACTCAAGCGTTATCCTCGGCAGTTATCCCAAGGAGAGCAGCAGCGGGCATCCATTGCCGTGGCCGTCATTAACCAGCCAAAGCTGCTCCTGGCAGACGAACCAACCTCTGCATTGGACGACAAAAACTGCTTTGGTGTCATTGAACTCCTAAAAAGGCAAAAGTTTAAATCCAAATCCAGTTTGGTCATCATCACCCATGATCAACGCTTGAAGTCCGAATTTGCCGTTTCGGTGACACTTCCCTCCAACCACGTAGTTCCTTCCACAATCTGA
- a CDS encoding TonB-dependent receptor, protein MNQNAIRRTIGMLFLIVVIWIGATPRSLAQDNGAAIFGKITNGKGQPIPFVNVHLKGLNKGSLTDERGEFSMKGLPHGNYQMTISHVSYGGKTIEINLAAGESLDMGNIVLYDNGSDLQEVVVADSKVNRFFDKSTDYVARMPLDNLENPQVYNVVTKELLQEQVVTDIDQSVRNATGVVPVVYPSGGFAATLRGFNTGINSRNGLETTTGRSSVDIANVERIEVLKGPSGTLFGSNVSSFGGVVNLVTKKPTNINRTEIGYTTGSFNLHRITADINTSLNKEKTTLFRLNTALNRQKSFLDYGFNNTFLVAPSLKHTVSDRLSFSFDAEMFNSKSTRTLYSRYAPNSGVTSPKDLQIDYRKAMFHEDANAATSSLKLFTQAKYKLSDKWTSTTLFSYVEEDVDHSYQYYATWLSPSLAARNIGNWGPIYNSYTNIQENINGEFATGSIHHKVLAGVSLRFMDARSEAATSGFIDTVDVTTDFRVLRKQELDPHMVPGNWPGWHRANDNTYSAYVTDVVQLTDRLSTMLSLRLDHFNRPDNGAVEGYEQTSLSPKLGVIYQLINNQVSVFGNYMNGFQNQAPTNQPDGSQLVLDPIYAEQAEGGIKAEVFDKKLTATVSYYHIAIDNAVRTNANGFTVQDGRQVSKGFDIEVIANPAAGLNIVGGYAYNDNRIVKASNEAIEGNKAVGAPENVANLWLSYALQHKLKGLGFGIGGNVVGENYLFSDNVFTIPSYSLLNASVFYDQSSWRIGLKGNNLTNEKYWSSYGVAQAPVNFAANLTVRF, encoded by the coding sequence ATGAATCAAAACGCTATACGACGTACTATTGGGATGCTGTTTCTAATAGTTGTCATTTGGATTGGGGCAACTCCCCGGTCACTTGCCCAAGACAATGGAGCTGCCATTTTTGGAAAAATCACCAATGGTAAGGGCCAGCCCATTCCTTTTGTGAATGTCCATCTTAAAGGCCTGAACAAAGGGAGTTTGACTGATGAAAGAGGTGAATTCAGCATGAAAGGGTTGCCCCACGGGAATTACCAAATGACTATTTCCCATGTGAGTTATGGAGGAAAGACCATTGAGATAAATTTGGCAGCGGGTGAAAGCTTGGATATGGGGAATATCGTACTTTATGATAATGGAAGTGACTTACAGGAGGTGGTTGTAGCCGATAGTAAGGTAAACCGCTTTTTCGATAAGTCCACCGACTATGTAGCGCGCATGCCGCTGGACAATCTTGAAAACCCACAAGTGTACAATGTCGTGACCAAGGAATTGCTACAAGAGCAGGTGGTAACGGATATCGACCAAAGTGTCCGAAATGCTACTGGTGTCGTGCCCGTGGTATATCCTTCCGGTGGATTTGCGGCGACTTTAAGAGGCTTTAATACAGGGATTAATTCCAGGAATGGTCTGGAAACCACCACGGGACGATCAAGTGTGGATATCGCCAACGTGGAGCGGATTGAGGTGCTAAAAGGCCCTTCAGGGACCTTGTTTGGCAGTAATGTTTCCTCTTTCGGAGGAGTGGTCAATTTGGTGACCAAAAAGCCAACGAACATCAATAGAACAGAAATAGGCTATACGACCGGCAGCTTTAACCTGCACCGTATTACCGCTGATATCAACACTTCGCTGAACAAAGAAAAAACAACCTTGTTCAGGCTGAATACAGCACTAAACCGACAAAAGAGCTTTTTGGACTATGGGTTTAACAATACCTTTCTGGTAGCCCCAAGCTTAAAACATACAGTGTCAGATAGACTTTCTTTTAGCTTCGATGCCGAAATGTTCAATTCAAAGAGTACGAGAACCCTCTATTCGAGGTATGCCCCGAATTCAGGAGTGACCAGTCCCAAGGATCTTCAGATCGACTATAGAAAGGCAATGTTCCATGAGGATGCCAATGCAGCCACTTCATCACTCAAATTGTTTACCCAGGCCAAGTACAAATTAAGCGATAAATGGACATCGACGACCTTGTTTTCATATGTGGAGGAGGATGTGGACCATAGCTACCAGTATTATGCGACATGGCTTTCGCCTAGTCTGGCGGCAAGAAACATTGGAAACTGGGGGCCGATTTATAATAGCTACACCAATATACAGGAAAATATCAACGGGGAATTTGCTACAGGCAGTATTCACCACAAGGTTTTGGCAGGGGTGAGCTTGAGGTTTATGGATGCCAGAAGTGAGGCCGCTACTTCAGGATTTATCGATACCGTCGATGTTACAACGGACTTTAGGGTGCTGAGAAAGCAGGAGCTGGATCCGCACATGGTGCCTGGAAATTGGCCTGGATGGCACCGTGCCAATGACAATACCTACAGTGCCTATGTGACCGATGTGGTCCAACTTACTGACCGCCTGTCTACGATGCTAAGCTTACGCTTGGACCACTTTAACAGACCGGACAATGGAGCAGTGGAAGGATATGAGCAGACTTCACTTTCTCCTAAGTTGGGGGTGATTTACCAACTAATCAATAACCAAGTGTCAGTATTCGGAAACTATATGAACGGATTCCAAAACCAGGCCCCTACCAATCAGCCCGATGGTTCCCAGCTCGTGCTGGATCCTATTTATGCCGAGCAGGCAGAAGGAGGGATAAAAGCCGAAGTGTTTGATAAGAAATTGACCGCCACAGTGAGTTATTACCATATCGCTATTGACAATGCGGTAAGGACCAATGCCAATGGCTTTACAGTACAAGATGGCCGGCAGGTCAGTAAGGGCTTTGACATAGAGGTGATCGCCAATCCGGCCGCGGGACTTAATATCGTCGGGGGCTATGCCTATAATGACAATAGGATCGTCAAGGCCAGCAATGAGGCCATCGAAGGGAATAAGGCCGTGGGGGCACCGGAAAATGTGGCCAACCTATGGCTGTCCTATGCATTACAACATAAGCTCAAAGGACTTGGTTTTGGAATCGGTGGAAATGTTGTGGGAGAGAATTATTTGTTCAGCGACAATGTGTTCACCATTCCTTCCTATTCCTTGCTCAATGCATCGGTGTTCTACGACCAGTCCTCATGGAGAATTGGCCTGAAAGGCAATAACCTGACCAACGAAAAATACTGGTCCAGCTATGGTGTGGCACAGGCTCCTGTTAATTTTGCAGCCAATCTTACTGTTAGGTTTTAG
- a CDS encoding RNA polymerase sigma-70 factor: MLHAAENTNDKDLDIRSEEGFEKVYRMHSEKLCALAISMVGDISLAENIVHDVFLSIWNRRDHLVVEGPMEHYLTRAVKLAAMDSLRKKALHQKKLVRHFQNREVQSHCTEERLNFESLRQHVGLLVGKLPSKCREIFHLSREMGWTNRKIAATLLISERTVEAHLYKALKFLKKNLSEQP; this comes from the coding sequence TTGCTTCACGCTGCAGAAAATACCAACGACAAGGATTTGGATATACGATCTGAAGAAGGATTTGAAAAGGTTTACCGTATGCATTCCGAAAAGCTTTGTGCCCTTGCCATCAGTATGGTAGGCGATATTTCATTGGCCGAGAACATTGTCCATGATGTATTTTTATCCATTTGGAACAGAAGGGACCATTTGGTAGTCGAAGGACCAATGGAACATTATTTGACCAGGGCAGTAAAACTAGCAGCAATGGACTCCTTACGAAAAAAGGCCCTTCACCAAAAAAAGTTGGTGCGCCACTTTCAAAACAGGGAAGTCCAAAGCCACTGTACCGAGGAAAGACTCAACTTCGAGAGTCTCCGTCAGCATGTTGGCCTTCTAGTGGGCAAGCTCCCCTCCAAATGCCGTGAAATCTTCCATCTTAGCCGGGAAATGGGCTGGACCAACAGGAAAATAGCCGCTACACTTCTAATTTCTGAAAGGACGGTAGAAGCCCATCTTTATAAGGCCTTAAAATTTTTAAAGAAGAACCTGTCGGAACAACCTTAA
- a CDS encoding TonB-dependent receptor, producing MTIRYFLTILFLLQAITNGMAQNHSAVLTGTVYQEDGTPLPGIIIKLEGTQMGTVTDENGLFLLKGIPPGKQTVSCSAMGYTAQNKEVTIHAHTKTSLTFYLKENGQQLNEVIVFGKSEATLLRESAKAVTVVDTKEAKLQTADLGEVLSTVSGVNVRRSGGLGSSNRFSLNGLTDDQIRFMLDGIPLDIMGYSSGIANVPVNLVERVEIYKGVVPVDLGADALGGAVNLVSNTSIDDSKGAVSYQIGSFGTHRLSLEGQSNTNTKGMYVRGSGYYDYAKNNYLVDVEVVGGGGKLYDATLPRFHDSYKSYGLRGTVGWVDQAWADEFSLELFANRTYRDIQNNNVMSIVYGEVTSQNANEGALLRYRQELEGININFAAGYTFDQVTFVDTSRYIYTWYGDVVRNANGEPRERSPGELGQATDRQIWDHNTYARLGLEYQLGPQHLLRLSSAPTYVSRSGNERWDEENELIDPLNEINTLFTWVNGLEYRLQSTDERLENSLFAKHYFQMVRAEEPTNTLGVTRNMDREAHNSGFGNSMRYHLHPQWMLKASYEWATRLPRPQEIFGNGRLILPNLSLKPERSHNVNLAIHFSNPQGSPGSWEFSLNGFLRGTDQLILLLGNNEVFSYQNVFAARSMGVEANAFWQSANERLQVTANTTVQDFRNRSSKGDFGPYAGDRIPNRPYFFINNSFGYNIPKLLSNEGNLHLFLKNRYVHEFYKGWESVGLKRFKAIIPAQFIQHAGATYQMPFKGIQTSLTAEAHNLTNAEVYDFFGVQKPGRAYYLKLTTTF from the coding sequence ATGACCATACGATATTTCCTTACTATTCTTTTTTTGCTGCAGGCTATCACCAATGGCATGGCCCAGAACCATTCGGCTGTTTTAACCGGGACGGTGTATCAAGAGGATGGCACCCCCTTACCCGGCATCATCATCAAACTGGAAGGGACCCAAATGGGAACCGTTACCGATGAAAACGGACTGTTTTTGCTAAAAGGAATCCCACCGGGAAAACAAACCGTTTCATGTTCGGCCATGGGCTATACTGCCCAAAATAAGGAAGTAACCATCCACGCACATACCAAAACCTCACTTACCTTTTATCTAAAAGAAAATGGCCAACAGCTCAATGAAGTGATCGTTTTCGGCAAATCAGAGGCCACCCTTCTCCGCGAATCTGCAAAGGCCGTAACAGTGGTGGACACCAAAGAGGCCAAACTCCAGACCGCAGACCTGGGAGAAGTCCTCAGCACTGTATCGGGGGTAAACGTCCGAAGATCGGGAGGCCTGGGTTCATCAAACCGCTTTTCCCTGAACGGGCTTACCGATGACCAGATTCGTTTTATGCTGGACGGCATACCGCTGGACATCATGGGATATAGCTCTGGCATTGCCAATGTACCGGTAAACTTGGTTGAGCGAGTAGAAATCTACAAAGGGGTAGTTCCTGTGGACCTGGGAGCGGATGCCCTTGGCGGTGCCGTCAACCTGGTGTCCAACACCAGCATTGACGACAGCAAAGGAGCAGTATCCTACCAAATCGGTTCCTTTGGCACACACCGTCTATCCCTTGAAGGCCAAAGCAACACCAATACAAAAGGCATGTATGTCCGGGGTAGTGGCTACTACGACTATGCCAAAAACAATTACCTGGTAGATGTAGAAGTCGTCGGAGGCGGTGGAAAACTGTACGATGCTACCCTGCCACGTTTTCATGATTCCTACAAAAGCTACGGGCTACGGGGAACGGTAGGCTGGGTAGATCAAGCCTGGGCAGACGAGTTCTCGTTAGAACTGTTTGCCAACCGCACCTATCGCGATATCCAAAACAACAATGTCATGTCCATCGTCTATGGCGAAGTGACCAGCCAAAATGCCAACGAAGGCGCTTTGCTGCGTTATCGCCAAGAGTTAGAGGGGATCAATATCAACTTTGCCGCCGGATACACCTTTGACCAAGTGACCTTTGTCGATACGAGCCGCTATATCTACACCTGGTATGGCGATGTGGTCAGGAATGCAAATGGCGAGCCCAGGGAGCGCTCTCCCGGAGAGCTCGGGCAAGCGACCGACCGCCAAATCTGGGACCATAATACCTATGCCCGCCTTGGCTTGGAGTATCAGCTGGGGCCACAGCACCTTTTACGGTTATCTTCTGCCCCCACCTATGTCTCTCGATCTGGGAACGAAAGGTGGGACGAAGAAAACGAGCTGATCGATCCGCTCAATGAAATAAACACGCTTTTCACTTGGGTAAATGGTCTGGAATATCGCCTCCAATCCACTGACGAACGACTGGAAAACAGTCTCTTTGCCAAACACTACTTCCAAATGGTCCGGGCAGAAGAACCTACCAACACACTTGGGGTGACACGAAATATGGACAGGGAAGCGCATAATTCTGGTTTTGGGAACAGCATGCGTTACCACCTACACCCACAGTGGATGCTCAAGGCCTCCTATGAATGGGCCACGCGTTTGCCGCGTCCCCAAGAAATATTTGGAAACGGTAGATTAATCCTCCCCAACCTGTCCCTGAAACCTGAAAGAAGCCACAATGTGAACCTGGCCATTCATTTTTCAAATCCCCAAGGTTCGCCTGGATCTTGGGAATTTTCACTGAACGGTTTTTTACGAGGTACCGACCAGCTCATTTTACTGCTTGGCAACAACGAGGTATTCAGCTATCAAAATGTGTTTGCAGCCCGCTCAATGGGCGTTGAGGCCAATGCTTTTTGGCAATCAGCCAACGAACGCCTACAGGTTACGGCCAATACTACCGTACAGGACTTCAGGAACCGATCCTCAAAAGGCGACTTTGGTCCCTACGCCGGTGATCGTATTCCAAACCGACCCTATTTCTTCATCAACAACAGTTTTGGCTATAACATCCCAAAACTGCTTTCCAATGAGGGGAACCTGCACCTATTTCTAAAAAACCGCTATGTGCACGAGTTTTATAAGGGATGGGAAAGTGTTGGCCTCAAAAGGTTCAAGGCCATCATTCCGGCACAATTTATCCAGCATGCAGGTGCCACCTACCAAATGCCCTTCAAGGGAATCCAGACCTCACTGACCGCTGAAGCGCATAACCTTACCAATGCTGAAGTCTATGATTTCTTTGGGGTCCAAAAGCCCGGAAGGGCCTATTATCTAAAGCTTACCACGACATTTTAA
- a CDS encoding PepSY-associated TM helix domain-containing protein, whose amino-acid sequence MKTKKIIGKIHLWLGLTSGLVVFIVAITGCLWVFQDEIRPLVYQKRLFIEPPADADRLPLTKLIITAEEALGNQYDRERAYYPTAPDETVYIQFRKFNNGEDKTVWWYGDYIDYYYKVFLNPYTGKIVTIENTKWEFFNVVLWMHFTLLLPYTIGHTIVGYGILVFVIMLITGLVLWWPKNRPAAKQRFWFRWKPTTRWKRKNYDLHNILGFYTMIFALVIAITGLVWSFEWVEQGIQWIANGGKTVKHERGHAPIEISDADTGQALDTIIAEMFNRHPDACYFYIRFPRKPDSHLSINATMGYHGYGNYIRYQINPYSGQVIEEHRFENLSTGEKVAELNYPIHVGSILGIPGKVLAFLVSLVAASFPVTGFLIWWGRVRKKRQKPVKVKKAQLKPTRPNHFMASVRGRDH is encoded by the coding sequence ATGAAAACCAAAAAAATCATCGGCAAGATTCACCTCTGGCTCGGATTGACTTCCGGGCTGGTGGTGTTTATTGTTGCCATAACAGGCTGCCTTTGGGTCTTTCAGGACGAAATCCGGCCATTGGTTTATCAGAAAAGGCTGTTTATCGAACCACCTGCCGACGCTGACCGTCTGCCTTTGACCAAGCTAATAATAACTGCTGAAGAAGCATTGGGCAACCAATATGACCGAGAAAGGGCCTACTACCCTACCGCTCCCGATGAAACGGTTTATATCCAATTCAGAAAATTCAACAACGGAGAAGATAAGACTGTATGGTGGTACGGTGATTATATTGACTACTATTATAAAGTATTTTTGAACCCATACACCGGTAAAATTGTAACGATAGAAAACACCAAATGGGAATTTTTCAATGTGGTCCTGTGGATGCATTTCACCCTCTTACTGCCCTATACCATCGGACACACAATAGTAGGATATGGCATTTTGGTTTTTGTCATCATGCTCATTACGGGACTGGTGCTTTGGTGGCCCAAAAATCGACCAGCCGCCAAGCAGCGGTTTTGGTTCCGGTGGAAACCAACTACCCGATGGAAAAGGAAAAATTATGACCTCCACAATATCCTTGGCTTTTATACCATGATCTTCGCCCTGGTCATTGCCATTACGGGCCTGGTATGGTCCTTTGAGTGGGTGGAACAGGGCATCCAGTGGATCGCAAACGGAGGAAAAACCGTAAAACATGAACGTGGTCACGCCCCTATTGAGATCAGTGATGCGGATACTGGACAAGCCCTCGATACCATCATCGCCGAAATGTTTAACCGTCATCCGGATGCCTGTTATTTTTATATTCGTTTTCCCCGAAAACCGGATAGTCACCTGTCCATTAATGCCACCATGGGCTACCATGGTTATGGAAACTATATCCGCTACCAGATCAATCCCTATTCCGGCCAGGTGATCGAGGAGCACCGTTTCGAAAACCTGAGTACGGGCGAGAAGGTGGCTGAACTTAACTACCCCATCCATGTGGGCAGCATCCTTGGAATCCCAGGAAAAGTTCTGGCCTTTTTGGTCAGCTTAGTGGCTGCCAGCTTTCCAGTGACCGGTTTCCTTATTTGGTGGGGAAGGGTTCGCAAAAAAAGGCAAAAGCCAGTAAAAGTGAAAAAAGCCCAATTAAAACCCACTCGCCCTAACCATTTCATGGCCAGCGTAAGGGGGAGGGATCACTGA
- a CDS encoding TylF/MycF/NovP-related O-methyltransferase, with the protein MNNLFVSQPPFSRREAINAPLLFANKVLKRIGLRLTHHFDTRRDMCSLEQRINLFHLLIRVLQEEVKGDIVEVGTFTGQCALLFQQVNTLFDNRKKFHVYDSFETKFTEKGDVLSLLKRNFQHAGLQLPEVHKGYFQDTIPDQLPAEISFAHIDCGCGDDPMAHKALILSCLPHVYQRLSVGGMCVFMDYFDPKDANEQTRAFKLHKINSGVRLAVDEFFKEKPEKIVTLYGGPASHAFIRKMSP; encoded by the coding sequence ATGAATAACCTATTTGTAAGCCAGCCCCCATTCAGCAGAAGGGAGGCGATTAATGCTCCTCTACTATTTGCAAACAAAGTACTGAAGAGGATTGGACTTCGCCTTACCCATCATTTCGATACGCGAAGGGATATGTGCAGTTTAGAGCAGCGTATAAATTTATTCCATCTCCTTATCCGTGTCCTGCAGGAGGAAGTGAAGGGCGATATAGTAGAGGTTGGGACTTTTACCGGGCAGTGTGCACTGCTTTTCCAACAAGTAAATACATTATTTGACAATAGGAAAAAATTCCATGTTTATGATAGCTTTGAGACCAAATTTACCGAAAAAGGGGATGTTTTATCCTTGTTAAAGCGTAATTTCCAACATGCAGGTTTGCAGCTTCCCGAAGTACACAAGGGTTATTTTCAGGACACCATTCCCGATCAATTGCCCGCGGAGATTTCCTTTGCACATATTGACTGTGGATGTGGTGATGACCCCATGGCCCACAAGGCCTTGATCTTGTCTTGCTTACCTCATGTTTATCAGCGTTTGTCGGTAGGCGGGATGTGTGTATTTATGGACTATTTTGATCCTAAGGATGCCAATGAGCAGACTCGAGCCTTTAAGCTTCATAAGATAAATAGTGGTGTTCGATTGGCCGTAGATGAGTTTTTCAAAGAAAAGCCCGAAAAGATCGTCACCTTATATGGAGGTCCCGCTTCCCATGCTTTTATCAGAAAAATGAGTCCCTAA